In Xenopus laevis strain J_2021 chromosome 2S, Xenopus_laevis_v10.1, whole genome shotgun sequence, a genomic segment contains:
- the LOC108709791 gene encoding TSC22 domain family protein 1 isoform X3 has translation MHQPDPAADLAARKMAHPADLPRRGSGNSAALNAVAGPGVAGHVVPSDDYPPLLVQPPAAASSPGPQQQQHPPPQTLNLLPQCGAQMKKKSGFQITSVTSAQISANMSSNNSIAEDTESYDDLDESHTEDLSSSEILDVSLSRATDLGGPERSSSEETLNNFQEAETPGAVSPNQPHLPQHHLPQNVQQNIMINGGIHHHHPYHHGHNHPPQHGLPNAALPGGLPPTPAPVKAPPTGSSDSAVTAVPVAAPSISHQPAGSIPPTVRKASGPVSTGIAPVSGNASAPNNANISSLSGVTGSLPSGVNITPSSVTSNVGTLPGSLNLQSQGTTGNGSSASSAIMNNVSGAAAAVGQNAVQHQTVPSGAATSRFRVVKLDSSLEPFKKGRWTCMEFYDKDNAAAASNGAVVNKAVESVKQNPLEVMSERESTSGSSVSSNISTLSHYTESVGSGEMGTPSIQQPGFQGLGPQQMDMSNAIAQTIPAPSMPQSISQPQLAQLQMHSQDANFSPQKLAGQLAQAPLNASAGVQPASVNILGVPSSLGHQQPSVPTLIPQQLPYTQQTQPMQSLPAVPQQLQYTHQQTSAAQMTSGHVPVNQSSVPGNLQEYIQHSQIIQTAVPPMQTSSTGVVNTAAVPVAQAHVLQAQSSTAQAPATVAQTQPVAHIPAPIAATGQMLGVNPQGNLPTAVHQAAAPQLATSIIQQSVPAPSSQVLPPPQGIQVGPPGITQQVIIAPQSTLLPAKPQSQLIDPPVQGMSNQQGPAVSPLLAAAASVPTVQQLSTSITSALSPAASTLGPPPTVSQASAVQNCSLSQSSNQAPVMANVPVAQSVPLQMTHRSGLFFAPSLIQSVASQIEDARRIMEHSVVGLSSVGEGASVEGGGGLPVSGSLLPLKSLPLSTPLVDGEDER, from the coding sequence ATGCACCAGCCCGATCCAGCCGCAGATCTTGCTGCCAGGAAGATGGCGCACCCGGCAGATCTGCCCAGGAGGGGTAGTGGCAACTCGGCTGCGCTGAATGCAGTTGCAGGGCCTGGGGTCGCCGGCCACGTCGTGCCTTCAGATGATTACCCTCCTCTGTTGGTGCAGCCTCCCGCCGCAGCTTCATCTCCTGgaccccagcagcagcagcatcctcCTCCCCAGACACTCAATTTGCTGCCCCAGTGCGGCGCTCAGATGAAGAAGAAGAGCGGCTTTCAGATCACCAGCGTCACTTCGGCTCAAATCTCGGCCAACATGAGCTCCAACAATAGTATTGCGGAAGATACTGAGAGCTACGACGACCTGGATGAGTCTCACACGGAGGATCTGTCCTCCTCTGAAATACTGGATGTGTCTTTATCAAGAGCTACAGACCTTGGGGGTCCAGAGAGAAGTTCATCAGAAGAGACGTTGAACAACTTCCAAGAAGCTGAGACACCTGGTGCTGTGTCTCCAAACCAACCCCACCTCCCCCAGCATCACCTGCCGCAGAATGTCCAGCAAAATATCATGATCAATGGGGGTATACATCATCACCATCCTTATCACCATGGCCACAATCATCCTCCCCAACATGGATTACCCAATGCAGCCCTTCCTGGGGGGTTACCCCCAACTCCTGCTCCAGTGAAAGCACCTCCAACAGGGAGTTCTGATAGTGCTGTTACAGCTGTGCCTGTTGCTGCTCCTTCTATTTCCCATCAGCCTGCAGGATCTATACCACCTACTGTACGCAAAGCAAGTGGACCTGTAAGTACTGGCATTGCTCCTGTTTCAGGTAACGCTAGTGcaccaaataatgcaaatatatcAAGTCTAAGTGGTGTAACAGGTTCTTTGCCCAGTGGTGTAAATATAACTCCAAGTTCTGTCACAAGTAATGTAGGCACTTTACCTGGCAGCCTTAATCTGCAGTCACAAGGCACTACTGGCAATGGTAGCAGTGCTTCTTCTGCTATCATGAACAATGTTTCTGGCGCAGCTGCAGCAGTTGGACAAAATGCAGTACAGCATCAGACAGTTCCTTCAGGTGCAGCAACGTCTAGATTTAGAGTTGTAAAATTAGACTCTAGTTTGGAACCTTTTAAAAAAGGCAGATGGACGTGTATGGAATTCTATGACAAAGATAATGCAGCAGCTGCATCCAACGGAGCTGTAGTCAACAAAGCTGTAGAAAGCGTTAAACAAAACCCACTTGAAGTAATGTCTGAAAGAGAGAGCACGAGTGGAAGCTCCGTTAGTAGCAACATCAGCACTTTGAGTCATTATACTGAAAGTGTTGGTAGTGGAGAAATGGGGACGCCTTCCATACAGCAGCCAGGATTTCAAGGCCTAGGCCCTCAGCAGATGGACATGAGTAATGCAATAGCTCAAACTATTCCTGCCCCCAGTATGCCACAGAGTATTTCTCAGCCCCAGCTTGCTCAGTTACAGATGCATTCACAAGATGCCAACTTCTCTCCTCAGAAACTAGCAGGGCAGCTTGCTCAAGCTCCATTGAATGCTTCTGCTGGTGTTCAGCCAGCTTCAGTTAATATACTTGGTGTACCATCCTCTTTGGGACATCAGCAGCCAAGTGTTCCTACTTTGATCCCACAACAATTGCCATACACTCAACAGACTCAACCCATGCAAAGTCTCCCAGCTGTTCCACAACAGTTACAATATACTCATCAACAGACTTCTGCTGCCCAGATGACCTCTGGACACGTACCAGTAAATCAAAGTTCTGTTCCAGGGAATTTGCAGGAATATATTCAGCATTCACAAATAATACAAACAGCAGTTCCCCCAATGCAGACTAGTTCAACTGGAgttgttaatactgcagctgtcCCTGTTGCCCAAGCACATGTCCTGCAAGCCCAGTCTTCAACAGCACAAGCTCCAGCAACAGTTGCTCAAACTCAGCCTGTGGCACACATCCCTGCACCAATTGCAGCAACAGGTCAGATGTTGGGGGTTAACCCACAAGGTAACCTTCCTACTGCTGTGCATCAGGCAGCTGCCCCACAACTTGCAACATCTATAATACAACAGAGTGTTCCAGCTCCTTCTTCCCAGGTATTGCCTCCACCACAAGGAATACAGGTTGGTCCTCCTGGAATCACTCAACAAGTCATTATTGCACCTCAAAGTACACTGCTTCCTGCAAAACCTCAAAGTCAGCTTATTGACCCCCCTGTACAAGGCATGTCAAACCAACAAGGGCCTGCTGTAAGTCCTCTACTTGCTGCTGCAGCGAGTGTTCCAACTGTTCAGCAACTAAGTACAAGTATAACTTCCGCTTTATCTCCAGCAGCATCAACATTGGGTCCACCACCAACAGTTTCACAGGCTTCTGCAGTGCAAAATTGCAGTTTGAGTCAAAGTAGTAACCAAGCACCTGTCATGGCAAATGTGCCAGTTGCTCAAAGTGTACCACTACAGATGACACACCGTTCTGGCCTGTTTTTTGCACCATCACTTATTCAGTCTGTGGCAAGCCAGATAGAAGATGCCAGACGTATAATGGAGCATTCTGTGGTTGGCTTATCTAGTGTTGGAGAAGGAGCTTCAGTTGAAGGTGGCGGTGGTCT
- the LOC108709791 gene encoding TSC22 domain family protein 1 isoform X2 — MHQPDPAADLAARKMAHPADLPRRGSGNSAALNAVAGPGVAGHVVPSDDYPPLLVQPPAAASSPGPQQQQHPPPQTLNLLPQCGAQMKKKSGFQITSVTSAQISANMSSNNSIAEDTESYDDLDESHTEDLSSSEILDVSLSRATDLGGPERSSSEETLNNFQEAETPGAVSPNQPHLPQHHLPQNVQQNIMINGGIHHHHPYHHGHNHPPQHGLPNAALPGGLPPTPAPVKAPPTGSSDSAVTAVPVAAPSISHQPAGSIPPTVRKASGPVSTGIAPVSGNASAPNNANISSLSGVTGSLPSGVNITPSSVTSNVGTLPGSLNLQSQGTTGNGSSASSAIMNNVSGAAAAVGQNAVQHQTVPSGAATSRFRVVKLDSSLEPFKKGRWTCMEFYDKDNAAAASNGAVVNKAVESVKQNPLEVMSERESTSGSSVSSNISTLSHYTESVGSGEMGTPSIQQPGFQGLGPQQMDMSNAIAQTIPAPSMPQSISQPQLAQLQMHSQDANFSPQKLAGQLAQAPLNASAGVQPASVNILGVPSSLGHQQPSVPTLIPQQLPYTQQTQPMQSLPAVPQQLQYTHQQTSAAQMTSGHVPVNQSSVPGNLQEYIQHSQIIQTAVPPMQTSSTGVVNTAAVPVAQAHVLQAQSSTAQAPATVAQTQPVAHIPAPIAATGQMLGVNPQGNLPTAVHQAAAPQLATSIIQQSVPAPSSQVLPPPQGIQVGPPGITQQVIIAPQSTLLPAKPQSQLIDPPVQGMSNQQGPAVSPLLAAAASVPTVQQLSTSITSALSPAASTLGPPPTVSQASAVQNCSLSQSSNQAPVMANVPVAQSVPLQMTHRSGLFFAPSLIQSVASQIEDARRIMEHSVVGLSSVGEGASVEGGGGLPVSGSLLPLKSLPLSTPLVDGEDERCIGVACSFIYTK; from the coding sequence ATGCACCAGCCCGATCCAGCCGCAGATCTTGCTGCCAGGAAGATGGCGCACCCGGCAGATCTGCCCAGGAGGGGTAGTGGCAACTCGGCTGCGCTGAATGCAGTTGCAGGGCCTGGGGTCGCCGGCCACGTCGTGCCTTCAGATGATTACCCTCCTCTGTTGGTGCAGCCTCCCGCCGCAGCTTCATCTCCTGgaccccagcagcagcagcatcctcCTCCCCAGACACTCAATTTGCTGCCCCAGTGCGGCGCTCAGATGAAGAAGAAGAGCGGCTTTCAGATCACCAGCGTCACTTCGGCTCAAATCTCGGCCAACATGAGCTCCAACAATAGTATTGCGGAAGATACTGAGAGCTACGACGACCTGGATGAGTCTCACACGGAGGATCTGTCCTCCTCTGAAATACTGGATGTGTCTTTATCAAGAGCTACAGACCTTGGGGGTCCAGAGAGAAGTTCATCAGAAGAGACGTTGAACAACTTCCAAGAAGCTGAGACACCTGGTGCTGTGTCTCCAAACCAACCCCACCTCCCCCAGCATCACCTGCCGCAGAATGTCCAGCAAAATATCATGATCAATGGGGGTATACATCATCACCATCCTTATCACCATGGCCACAATCATCCTCCCCAACATGGATTACCCAATGCAGCCCTTCCTGGGGGGTTACCCCCAACTCCTGCTCCAGTGAAAGCACCTCCAACAGGGAGTTCTGATAGTGCTGTTACAGCTGTGCCTGTTGCTGCTCCTTCTATTTCCCATCAGCCTGCAGGATCTATACCACCTACTGTACGCAAAGCAAGTGGACCTGTAAGTACTGGCATTGCTCCTGTTTCAGGTAACGCTAGTGcaccaaataatgcaaatatatcAAGTCTAAGTGGTGTAACAGGTTCTTTGCCCAGTGGTGTAAATATAACTCCAAGTTCTGTCACAAGTAATGTAGGCACTTTACCTGGCAGCCTTAATCTGCAGTCACAAGGCACTACTGGCAATGGTAGCAGTGCTTCTTCTGCTATCATGAACAATGTTTCTGGCGCAGCTGCAGCAGTTGGACAAAATGCAGTACAGCATCAGACAGTTCCTTCAGGTGCAGCAACGTCTAGATTTAGAGTTGTAAAATTAGACTCTAGTTTGGAACCTTTTAAAAAAGGCAGATGGACGTGTATGGAATTCTATGACAAAGATAATGCAGCAGCTGCATCCAACGGAGCTGTAGTCAACAAAGCTGTAGAAAGCGTTAAACAAAACCCACTTGAAGTAATGTCTGAAAGAGAGAGCACGAGTGGAAGCTCCGTTAGTAGCAACATCAGCACTTTGAGTCATTATACTGAAAGTGTTGGTAGTGGAGAAATGGGGACGCCTTCCATACAGCAGCCAGGATTTCAAGGCCTAGGCCCTCAGCAGATGGACATGAGTAATGCAATAGCTCAAACTATTCCTGCCCCCAGTATGCCACAGAGTATTTCTCAGCCCCAGCTTGCTCAGTTACAGATGCATTCACAAGATGCCAACTTCTCTCCTCAGAAACTAGCAGGGCAGCTTGCTCAAGCTCCATTGAATGCTTCTGCTGGTGTTCAGCCAGCTTCAGTTAATATACTTGGTGTACCATCCTCTTTGGGACATCAGCAGCCAAGTGTTCCTACTTTGATCCCACAACAATTGCCATACACTCAACAGACTCAACCCATGCAAAGTCTCCCAGCTGTTCCACAACAGTTACAATATACTCATCAACAGACTTCTGCTGCCCAGATGACCTCTGGACACGTACCAGTAAATCAAAGTTCTGTTCCAGGGAATTTGCAGGAATATATTCAGCATTCACAAATAATACAAACAGCAGTTCCCCCAATGCAGACTAGTTCAACTGGAgttgttaatactgcagctgtcCCTGTTGCCCAAGCACATGTCCTGCAAGCCCAGTCTTCAACAGCACAAGCTCCAGCAACAGTTGCTCAAACTCAGCCTGTGGCACACATCCCTGCACCAATTGCAGCAACAGGTCAGATGTTGGGGGTTAACCCACAAGGTAACCTTCCTACTGCTGTGCATCAGGCAGCTGCCCCACAACTTGCAACATCTATAATACAACAGAGTGTTCCAGCTCCTTCTTCCCAGGTATTGCCTCCACCACAAGGAATACAGGTTGGTCCTCCTGGAATCACTCAACAAGTCATTATTGCACCTCAAAGTACACTGCTTCCTGCAAAACCTCAAAGTCAGCTTATTGACCCCCCTGTACAAGGCATGTCAAACCAACAAGGGCCTGCTGTAAGTCCTCTACTTGCTGCTGCAGCGAGTGTTCCAACTGTTCAGCAACTAAGTACAAGTATAACTTCCGCTTTATCTCCAGCAGCATCAACATTGGGTCCACCACCAACAGTTTCACAGGCTTCTGCAGTGCAAAATTGCAGTTTGAGTCAAAGTAGTAACCAAGCACCTGTCATGGCAAATGTGCCAGTTGCTCAAAGTGTACCACTACAGATGACACACCGTTCTGGCCTGTTTTTTGCACCATCACTTATTCAGTCTGTGGCAAGCCAGATAGAAGATGCCAGACGTATAATGGAGCATTCTGTGGTTGGCTTATCTAGTGTTGGAGAAGGAGCTTCAGTTGAAGGTGGCGGTGGTCT